Genomic DNA from Schistosoma haematobium chromosome 1, whole genome shotgun sequence:
cattggtttgaaatcagggttttccaactcctctagatgGGTCCTTCCTATCTATCAACCAGGGTAAAGCTCCAGAGATTCGCTTTCATACGACAGATTAAAGTGCAAATTCGTGGGtggagaacagctgacagacgcattccaggTGAGGAACGGAATTAAACATGACTGCTTACTctccccctttctctttcttctggtgttCGACTGGATTATGCAATATCTGACTGTTATTTGATGAACATGACACTCAGAAAGAAATGCTCTCTCgttaattatttttgtataacAATTTGTAGGCAAAATTACCATACTGATTGTACCATTTATTTCTCAAGTAAATCACTCTGTTTGTTTCCGTTGTATTGTACAGActagattattttcatttttgcatCATTTGTATCTAAAACTTCATGATCACCATATGTTTTGTCTCGGTAAAAAATTATTTCCAGTTATTCTCCGGAAAACATGTTTGATATTGCAATTGACGTTGGTCGTTATTCAGAATTTATACCTTGGTGTAACCAATCAACTGTTTTGGAACAAGGTGAAAATAACATGCTAGCTTGTCTGGGTGTTGGATTTCCTCCACTTAGTGAATCATACATGTCTCGAATAACATTTCAGAGACCGAAACACTTAAAGGTAAgtgaatatttatgtgtttgttCGTTGTTGTCTATGAATGAATATGAGGAATATAAAGTGTAGGGTGTTCATTCCAAATGAAGATTGTTCAACTGAGGGCAGAGTTTAGACGGTTTAACTTGCTTATTCTAGTTGCCGTTTTTCAGCACGGTTGTTTTCCatgggatggggttgctgactctatgcccaaccctccctctttactcgggcttgggaccggcagtaacccgaGAAGCGCTACAGGcgatggttgactggattatgatgacctcgacatctgaggagaagcacggaatacaatcgaTAGAGCTTGGATGCAACTATACGACTCGGATCTaccccttctatcccatacacatcaacaaatgcaggttaAGACAAGCAGTGTTGCAGCAGCCTCTGCCTCAGTAGGCATCAACATACACAacggaaaaagcaagatcctcaaatacaatacgaccaaatcacacttgatggagaagctctggaagaggtggaaacttccacgcatctgggaagcatcatttaTGAATGAGGAGAATTCGATGCAGACGgaaaggcgaggattgacaaagcaagagTCGcactcctacaattgaagaacacatggaactcaaaacaactgtctgtcaaccaatatcaaagtcacaatcttcaatacgaacgtcaagatagttatgttgtacggagctgaaacttggagaactaccacgaCTATCATCAAAaaaggtacaggtatttatgAACAACCATCTACATAAGATAcccaatgtccgttgaccagataccatgagcaacagcctactatgaggaagaacaaaccagcttccatctgaagaggaaattaggaaaaggcaATGAAAGTGggtaggatacacattgaggaaatcatcaaactgtatcacgaagcAAGttttaacttggaatcctgaaggggaacgGAAAATTGGAAGACTAAAAGACATACTGtttcgagaattggaagcagatatgaaaaggaaggATAGTAACCGGAAAGGATTGATCAGGAccgagttggatggagaatgctggtggatggcctatgcttcttcacgaggggtaacaggcataaattAGTAAGTAACGGTGTCTGTTACTTTTTGTTTGCttgattttaaaataacttGTGGTAATATCatggaaaatataaataaagggCATTAAAGAATACAGTCTAAATAAGAACATTACGAAATGGTATTTATTTTTGGTCCAAAAACATCTGTTTAGGAAGAATATGATTTAAAACTGCAACAAGATTCCCATGAGATTCTATTCTGAGCTGTCTGATATCGTATCAAGCCCTTCGGTTGTACAGTCGCTAGCACTTCATTAGAGTAGTCGTCACTGTCAGACATATACTAATGTAACTTAACCATTCTTCATTCCAGCAAGCCATGTCTACATTATTCACCTCCAGGTTTCTCATCCATTACGTGAGTTGATAAATAATACTTAGGATAGAAGTCATTAGAAAAATATGAATGGGATGTATGCAAACCATCCAAGATTTCTAGAAAGTCCTTAATCTAATACATCTTTAGTGCTTACTTTAGAGTTTTGGGAATTTGGTCAATCTGCCACAGTATGAGACGTTACTATTAAGCTATCCGAACCACGACCTAACCACCTAACATCTAAACATAATGTATGCAATATCGAGTCACTTAGGCTAGTGGCAACATTGAGACTTGATCGATGGGATCTTAGCAACACTATGAAGGACTATATAGTCTTGATCTTAGTCATTACTCAGCGACTAGTCAATTGTGTGAATTCATTTCATCCTGTTCACTTAGTTGTTCTGTAATGTATCTTAATTATGTtgcagatataaatagtatgtaataGCAATCGGAAGTGGGATGCCCGCTAGCCGAAggttgaattgaagagaacagcaAGGTAAACAGAACAATTGTAATAACAGAattgtaaaggacaactgaagaGAAGTGTAGAAATAATGtttttactgtatggtttttgTATCTTACTACAGCACTCTAGTCTTACACTAAACAATATATTAGTTTTCCCCAACTgaattctcgttcactacagttcttgattacttttaaaaataatttgaaatgtttttattaCGATGAACGTATAGCGTAAATCAACTACTTTTCTcctttctatttatttttaagtCTGTCGCACAAAATGCTGGAATGTTTCATCATTTAATTAATGAATGGCATTTTCATCCAGGTCTCCCAGAGAATCCGAATTCTTGTTTTGTAGAGTTTTCCGTAAGTTGATCGGATTTGAAGTGATTATTAGTTTATTGATCAAGGTTTCTTTTAATTTTCAGCAGTAAATGGTTTAATGATTGAATATTGAGTGCATCCTTTTATTACGACATTAGTATTTTTTTCGCCAACCTTTTTTATCTGGCTAGTACAATTTGATTTTGGCGGAGTTTCGTTTTCTGGGCTGGAAGGTTTGATCATGGcactttcattgtttttctgaacatcatcagcacaaacttcagttagaagtgaagtattcgaattttTCTACATATTACTGACAATTTGTAATGTtagttattgttgacctttaacctaTTGTTTGCATATCCATTTTGATTGCTTCCCTCTTCGACCTGGTTGTAAATCCTATTTTTGTCCGTAATTTTTCTAATTGGTTGGCAAATTAGATCGATTTCGATGCGTTGATTGCTGGTTGAAATTGTCTATATGTATTCATATAAGCAGCAATAAGTGATGACATTTGCCAGCTAGTTAGTGTTCATACGGTCAAAGATTAGCAGAGTCTACTTTGTCTGATCTAGCGTTTCTCAGAGTTGGAACAgtttattttatagatgatatttcactttttctttcctttttgtCATTTTATCGTTTGGTTTTCATAAGGTTAATTGatatgattttgttggtttatgTGCTACAATAGGCTTGGTTTCCACCGACAACCCAGAAAATTGACCATCCTACTAGATATAAAGGACATATAACCAATTACAACAAGATTTCTGAGGCCATTTAGAATAATCGTAGCATATAGGCCAACAAAATCATATCAATTAACCTTATGAAAACCAAACGATAAAATGacaaaaaggaaagaaaaagtgaaatatcatctataaaataaacTGTTCCAACTCTGAGAAACGCTAGATCAGACAAAGTAGACTCTGCTAATCTTTGACCGTATGAACACTAACTAGCTATCAAACGCCATCATGTATCTTCAATTTTATCACGTAAGTAGTATCATTGACCCCCGCACTTAGTTTGGGTCATACCCAGGAATGTGGtgaataagttaattaaaatcACAACTTTCGGCTTAATGAAGATTTTCCAGTAACTGGTTGACATTGAAGATATCAAAATTGCAGTTAATGCCAATGCATCGTAATTGGTAAATTTACGAATCTCTCTTGTTTTCCTCTTTGGTTCATTGTTGAACGCTTCGTTTGAATGACAACTCTATATTACTTAGAGAGTAAAGACAACCTTATGAATAACCTCTCGTTCATACATTATGTTGAGTTACGTATGCAAGTTGCTCTTGCATATTTAAACTAACCACATAGAATTTATTAAACCATATAACCCGAATTTTACAATATCTGTACAATTCTTGATTGCTTTACACAGGAAAGTTCCATTCCTCTCGTTACTATCAACCGAAATCAGTATGATTGTGATGTGTTTTCAGTAGTCACCGCAATCATTGTTGTACGAACCTTTCATGCCTTGACCTATTATGACATTCATAATGTACCAACCATGTAGTTTACATTTGTTCTTATTAGTTGTCCTATACGGTACCATATATACTGTGATGTTTATTTCTATGATTGCTTTTTCCTGAGACATAAGAGCTGTCTTAAAAGTCTCCTATCTTATTAGCTTGTAGTTTGAGAATGTCGAAATGTTATGTATGGGTTTTCCGACCTATCTAGTCCTACATAGATTCCACTTCGTATTCTAGGACTCTGTTGGTCTATCCATATATATGTCTAATCAACAGTTGGATTAATCACAGTCTATATTCAGTTACCTAATGGGTTAGCCGTTAAAACGTTCAACTTCCGATTATTCATTTGCAGGTTAAAACCCTGCCCAGTTTTAAATGGCAAATAGTAGTACTAATCCATATACAAATCAAATGTGACTgaatttcaaacaaacaaaatatatccCTTTTTAGAAAGTACAAATTTATATGTGTAGCTCTGAATTACAATGTTGTTGTGAGATGTCGTAATACTACTATCCAACTTAATCTATAGTAAGTTAAAGCTTGGAACATATTAATGGGAGTCTGAATAGTTTAAGTATTCAACCACTTCTCCTATACTTCGTTAGTGGATTGTAATAATTAATTACTGTAACCATAGTAGTACAAGGACAGAATTCAGGGGATAAAATTAACAACAGACATGATTTATTGGGTGTTATTTATTCTAAACCTCCTCTATTCTATTTGAAAATTATTGTAATTCAACTTATACGAATATTTgtcaatattagaacgaatagtttgacaaaaattgggcGCCCAGTATAgaaaagtcattatatgtgaaaattatgtttgaaataatctcagtcagtcagtaacaacgtagaactttgtacgtacgtacgtacatcagttcgagttgccataccacattagcacagagttgcagttgtcgattcaaatcccgtattgGTAGGGGTAGTAAGAGTGTAAAcggtaatcggaaagattagggtttggagttgttattaaaggagtataatacagtgaaataaatttggaaagagaaaaatgagaagggacataaagaattcataaataatctcagcgattgaaatttaaaataattccaatgttTCATCCAACAAATTTGTCTCGACTTCTTCAAAATCATCAAGTGTTTAACAATCCATATCAAATCTTTACTGTGTTAATCCAATCATATTTAGATGTTGACTTTAGTAAATTGAACAACATGAGTCAATTATATACGGATCATGTGAAAAGTTCATCGTctatatttgttataacttgtgaatctgtgtgccctgtttattgtataacgcaaTGATACCGCCTATTAGAAAGCAGCggattatcgatcggaccaaggactcTTAAAACACTTGTGAGCAACATAGAGTCCTGGTTGGTCCTGCtctcctgtctagcccagcctgtttagtccagaacgcaaatctcagcctccgagatatgaatcattatatttcaagcatactgagtttatataccaaacaaaccgaccacaacttaccaataaaatatgaaacaacatttgtacaagaattagccagatgtggctgtgaatgagggaggtagtaattaacagacggaataattcatgaatggtaaatcttataataatagttcataggtgaaaataaagctcataataagaggggcatgaatatgaacagtttagttaattaacaattatacgataaaaatatattcataatattggtccataaatagatcccaagaattaccattcattattcttatcgagaTACAACAATATTCTATGCTTGATCATGATCATTATTACATTCATtatctttttgaatacataaatattttgtttcatgctgaatgattaataaataaataataccagTTTTATTcttgtaaaaataatttttttccccCAGGTTGATTTCGAGTTTCGTTCTCctatttattcaaaaattgCTGGATTATTTTTTGATCAAGTTGTCACTGTTATGGTGAATGCTTTTATGGATCGTGCTAAAGTATTACATGGTAAACCATCAATTGCTTGTCAAAAGCCAAacatattaatttataataaataaatcaataattgacAATTCTTTCTTATGTAGTTGGGAACATTTGTCCAATGTATAAACgaacagtttattattattatttgtaagatATTGAATAAACCTTCATACTGTAGTTTCTATTTGAGTAGTTTTCACTTTGAGCTACCAAGAAGATTGatttcattgttgttgttgtgttttttttgtgtATGTTGTTTGTTGATACATTCATGAATGATACAAAGAGGTAGATTTTTCGGTCAAATCCAGTAGAATTTTTCTTCCTGATATACTGATGTACTTCTCTTTTATATTTCAAGTATTTtactaaaaaaacaaaatactcCATGAATAAAGTTTTCacaatgaaataatgaaagaGACATACACATATCTCTTAACATATAAATGTATACAGATATATTAGAGTTTATCATTGTTTCTTGTTTCTGGGAAAAGAAGTTTCATTCTCTTTTATTAATCtttttaacttttgtaatttaATACAAAACAAGATTCAAAATTGATTTGCTACActtcattattttttgttttattattggtTGCATTAAGTTATGAGCTACTAATAATCgatggttagcgttttttttttagcgagttaattttctacgggatagggccGCTAACTCTATTctcaacccttctcctttacccgggcttgggaccggcggtAATCGATGATACTTTATCGAATCGTCTTTCTTTTATTTCTCTCTAATTCAATTTTTGTAattgttaaatataaatatacggaAAAGTGTAGAATactctttgtttttattttctttcttcatgtttgtttaaataataatgataataattgttattagtTAGTAGTATAATTATTGTTCTAATTATTTATCTTGCCATTTTTATAGAAAACAGTTATTGCTTACAGTTGGATTTAAACTGTTTTATTTAGTCATGAAAGCATGCTTGTAAAAAAATCACCCAGTCGTTTAACCTGAACTGTTTTAAGTGAATACTTGAAGGTATCATATATGTTAGAGCAATTGTGCCAATTGGTCGAAGTTAGACTCGTACACCACTGAATGCCTCCTCATTGGTCTAAAAGTTAGGGATTCACCGGAAAATCTGAAAGTTCTTGGTTCAATCCCCGATGTGgtcatggatgcgtactgtttAGGAGTCGCATGttagaacgaaacagttgtccagcGCTTCATGGTTTTTTAACTGTAGTTAATCAATGGTGTAAACTGAAAATAAGGTCACAAAAACAAACCTATACCGAATAATTATCTAATCACATTTGTgttgaatttgatttgattggGTGACATCTTAGTTAAGTCATACTTGTTATatgttttctaaatattttgtattttgtcGATGTTGTGCTGCTAAGATGATGGATAAACTTTATCAGTATCTCAAAGGTGAATCTCTTAGATTGTTCTGTAGTGTATATACTGGATGAATAATAATTGCGGACCTGTTGGGGTTATAAACGCTATCATCGGCAAGCCTTTGAGGAGACAACCAGTTATCTAGAAACATGTTCATCAGTGTGGAGTAATTTTCCGTCTGTGCTATGATTCTTGAATGTTTACTTTCGAACTTTACTCTCCCGATTGCTTTTTAGGTCACTCTTGAAATAGATTTCTGGGAAGTTTTGTGACTATTGGATTTGTACACCGATGTAATTAGGTGTAGCAGATCTTCCTATTTAGAATCTGACAGTGAAACAATTACTCGTTGTCTAACTTTTAAGCTCTCGTGTCGATCTTATTTCGATAACTAACTGCACAGCAGTCCATTCTGTATGACTGTGTTTATAAAACATAGTCTATACAAGTAGAGGATGTGCGTAGGCCGCAGCCCTTTGAACAGAGATGTCTTCGAAGTAATGCTTGGATGTTATGAAACGACCGAGTGTTTTGTACTGAGGTCGCACGCGTGATACTACGGGAAGATGACGTCTTGGTTGATAAAGACTAAATATTCATCAACTGAAGTGGTTGGGACATGTGCTATGTGAGCCCAATCACCACTTACCTTGACGCACTATGTTGATTGATGATGAAAGAAaactagaggcggccaaactgAGActtggcatcagtccatgaaggcATTGACTGTTCCGACCCATGTTTGCAAATATAGATTATCTGGCGGGGTTCCATGGGATCCTTGTTACCAACATTTGAATATTgatgaaatggctcagaatcagtTGCAATGGTACTTATACATCTACTCTTCATCTTCTAGATCTTGGGTTTCATAGTTTTTTCGTACTTTCTGTCTTGCGAATTCGTTATTTTTTCTAGAACCATATTCTCTATTCCTAAAGTTTTTTTTACTATCACTGATACTGCTTTCAATCGCTTCGTTATTTGTCTTCATAATTTCATCTCACTATACTAATTTGGTATTGGAACTCTGACCAATGCATTTGTGTtccaagttctacgttgtttacGACTGGCTGACTTAAGTGAATAACGCTTGGTTTCGAACAAAACAGGATGTTATGCACAACCAGAAAATATGTAGATTTTGGAAGAATTGATTGATATTAAGTCATATTTGGAATATTTAAATGGTAGTAGATTTATAAATGAAGTTTCCTTTATTCAAATTTCACCAGTGTGGTGTGAGATAGTTTCTAATTACATCGACAGAATAAAGCAAATCCGTACCTAGTATATTGTCTCCATTTTCTCAAACCCTAATTTGAAACAGGTAAGATAAGGCAACACAGATGGACAGGTTAGTAATACCTATCGCTACTGGTAATAGCTTGTAAGTGTGACATATAAGGTAAAAATGTATCTATCACTTAGATACCAATTAAGTGGTTGTTGCTTCCTTTTTTAAAACTCCGAAAAACATCACATGCATTTACAAAAATAGCTGAATATCACAAGGATCATGATTATGTATTTTATGATAGGATATCGGAATTATCAGGTGATTGTGTAATATTTAGAAAATCCAGCGTTAATCTCTTAATATTTTTAGGAATAGTATGATTAGTATCGTCCATTTACACATCAGGCAGTACTCGTTATTTCTTATGAATAATATATGTGAATGACTCCATTCAGATTCTTAAGTATCTTCCCAGATGTAACGGAGGGTAGTTTTCAGTGATTTTCGCTTATTGCTAGTTCAGTAGTATAATGGATAGAGACATTGTTAGCGTGGATGGTAGGACGATGGTGAATTGTAAGACCGTTGGCTGTTTGTCATTGCTATGGTAAATATAAACTGCTGAGTTAGCTGACGACAATTGGAATTTCACGATCATTACTAAGGATTAAACAAATATGATACTGATCGGTCTACTTATCGAACGCTTGATACTGGCTTCCTAGTCGTTTTCCAGATCCCCATAATCCTGTATTTGGGCTCCGAACGGTGGGAAAAAGGCCTGCAGTAAGAATCAAAGCTTCATTTTAACGTTGGTTGGTATACAGAAAAGAGCAGTATTTCTAGGTTTGCTGGTAATTTCCGACTTCTCTAAACTTTTTGAAGCATGCTAAATCGAGTAACagaataagtaatatatacaaatcttcgtcaatattagaacgaatagtttgacgaAAATTGGgtgccgagtatagagaagacattatatgtaatcaaaatttaaataattccaacgttccGTCTGACAAACTTgtctggacgaaacgttggaatacatataattttcaaatataataagTAATCGTTTAATCATAGTGTAATACACACTCCTTCAGTTTTGTAGATGTTTATCAGGGTGTTCCCAATGGATATAGATTTGGCTAAATGTTAACAGCACTTACTTAGCCTCTAAAGGTCTTATCGAGGAATATCCAAGTGACCTGAGTAACTATGATGAAGTCTCTGACTGTGTTACTATATAACATTACTTCGAGTTCCATGACAATTGTCAGTCCTGATAAGCTTTTCAACATGCTTCCTATGTATCACGAAACCTAAGTCAATTGAGTATTTTTCTTGATCTCTTCCAAATGCCTTAGGTTCAGAAGATCATATTTGATCACTGCTGAATTCCGACAACCATCACTAAACAACTTTGTAGTGttacttttattgatttttcatgttcagtcagtcagttacagcgtaggactaggcacatatatgcatcggtccaagttcccATACCTCATtcgcacagcaagatgaacaccggattcatagtagttaattcagtggtggtaatatataaaagaaggatggcatataaggacatagtacaggaagaaagaatcagttGGTAAaaggaaagatatgaagcgattttaatttcatagtttaagggaagacagagagtttatgcacctacgccattgtgattgatactgagccatgtcaccaagagtctccaacgattggttacgatagtcacccggaccccaaccaagtagtctgcatctaccaacacggatcagactagaagttagtg
This window encodes:
- the COQ10B_1 gene encoding Coenzyme Q-binding protein COQ10 B, mitochondrial, variant 2 (EggNog:ENOG410V53P~COG:I), with product MICLKFLNICPKYPCLITSNLPIVFKREIFSFGPTFTKKSQSYKERRLLGYSPENMFDIAIDVGRYSEFIPWCNQSTVLEQGENNMLACLGVGFPPLSESYMSRITFQRPKHLKVSEYLCVCSLLSMNEYEEYKV
- the COQ10B_1 gene encoding Coenzyme Q-binding protein COQ10 B, mitochondrial (EggNog:ENOG410V53P~COG:I) encodes the protein MICLKFLNICPKYPCLITSNLPIVFKREIFSFGPTFTKKSQSYKERRLLGYSPENMFDIAIDVGRYSEFIPWCNQSTVLEQGENNMLACLGVGFPPLSESYMSRITFQRPKHLKSVAQNAGMFHHLINEWHFHPGLPENPNSCFVEFSVDFEFRSPIYSKIAGLFFDQVVTVMVNAFMDRAKVLHGKPSIACQKPNILIYNK